Below is a genomic region from Ammonifex degensii KC4.
AGTACGACCGCCGGATCATGGCCTACGAGGAGCGGCTCCGCAGGGCCCGGCGGGGCTTCCGGGGCTTCCGCTACTTCCAGTACCTAGCCCTGCTATACACCGAGATCTTCTTGGATCGCCTGACCGAAGACCCCGTTTCCTTTGCCACCGACCTCAACGGCTTTCTCGCTAAGTTACGCGCCGAAAAATCCGACCTTGCTGGCTTTCCAGACTTCTCCCCTGAAAACTTAAGACGCCTGGCCTTCTTCATGGCCACCGGTAGCGGCAAAACCTTGCTCATGCACGTGAACATCTGGCAAGTGCTTTATTATCTTAAACACGGCGCCCATCCCGAGGCCCTCGTTCCTGGCAATGCCCCCCGCCGGGAATTCGACAACATCCTGCTCATCACTCCCAACGAAGGTCTCTCCGGCCAGCACCTAAGAGAACTACGCGAAAGCGGTCTGGATGCAGCTCTGTTCATCGAAGATCGACACGACCCAGGTGGCCTTTTTGGCCCGAAGGTCAAAATCATTGAGATCCACAAGCTGGCCGAAGAACCCTCTCGCGAAGGTGTGAGCGTGGTTCTGGAGGAAGTCGGCCCAAACAACCTGGTCATCGTGGACGAAGGCCACAAAGGTACCGGCAGCGAAGCCCAGACCTGGAAGAGACGTCAGAAGTACCTGAGTGAGGGCGGCTTCTTACTGGAGTACAGTGCTACCTTCGCCCAGGCTATCGCTGCGGCCAACAGAAAAGCCCAAAAGCGACTTCTGGAGGAATACGGCCAAGTGATCCTGTTTGACTACTCATATGCCCATTTCTACGGCGACGGCTACGGCAAGGACTTTGTTGTGCTGAACCTTAAAGATTCCCGTCCCGAGCAGGCTCATGAGCTGCTGGTGGGTGGGCTTCTGGCTTTTTACCACCAACTTTACCTGTATCGGCAAAACCGGGCCGCCTTCCACCCCTACAACATCGAGAAGCCCCTGTGGGTGCTTTTAGGCAGTAGCGTCAATGCCCTCTACACTGAGGACAAAAAGCGTCGTAGCGATGTCGGAGAGGTAGTGGCCTTTCTCAAGCGCTTTGTAGAAGACCGAGGCTGGGCTGTTTCAGTGATGGAGCGCATTCTAGTGGGTAACAGCGGCTTCCAGGACGTCGAGAGCGGCCAAGACCTGTTTGCTCCTCATATCGAACGCCTGCGCGGCCAGGATGCCAAAGCTCTTTATGACCAGATCCTGGCCGAGGTCTTCCACGGTAGTGGCGGCCTGGAGGTGTGGGAGATCAAACAGGCCGACAGCGAACTGGGCCTTCGCCTTTCCACCGCCGATGAAAATGCACCCTACTTCGGTGTGATCAACATTGGCGATGTCCCAGCCTTCAAAAAATACCTGGCCGAGCACCTGGGTATCGAGGCGCAGGAGGACAACTTCCGGCCTTCTCAGTTCGACCTGGTGGATCATCCGGATTCCCCGATCTTTTTGGTTATCGGTGCTAAGAAGTTCATCGAGGGATGGTCCTCGTGGCGTGTGTCCTCCATGGGCTTACTCAACGTGGGCAAGGGTGCAGGCTCCCAGATTATTCAGCTCTTTGGCCGCGGCGTGCGCCTCAAGGGCAAGGACATGAGCCTGAAGCGGAGCGTAGCTTTGAGAGATGACTCGCCGCCGAAAGATCTCCGTTTTCTTGAGACGCTCATCATCTTTGGCTGGAACGCCAATTACCTCCAGACGTTCCGCCAGATTATCGCGAACGAGGATATAGGCAAGGAATTTACTTTGCGCATCCGCAAAATGGAGCCGTGGCCGGAGAACCTCCCATTACCATGCAGGAAGCCCGGCTTCGACGCTTCGGCTCTAACTTGGCCGATAGATGCAAGCGCCCCAACCGTCGAACTGGATCTGACACCCCGCGTAGATATGCTTTCTCCTACGGACGGATCGCCTATCGTACTCCGGGCCAGGAAGCATGGGTCTGTCTACCTCGACTTTTCCGGATTGCCCGTAGATCTGGAGGCCCTTTATCTGGAAGCGCTGGAGTACAAACGCATGCGCGGTTACGCCAACCTATACATCACCCCCGAGGCTATAGTCCAAGTCTTGCATGCACGTTGTCGTGTCAGACTGCCCGTAGCGGACCTAACCATTGATAACATCCAGAAGGCCGCCGCGCGGGTGCTCAAAGTGTATCTGGACCGCTTTGTGCGCATGAAAGAGCGGGAAGCCGAAAGCCAGCATGTAGAGGTCGAACATCTAAAAGCCGACGACCCACGTGTGTTGGACGAGTACTGCGTTCGAGTGCGGGGTGAAACGTGGCTTAATGAGATCGAAGAGTTGCTTCGGAACGGCCTTCCGGCCGACGACGGCGGAGAGCCACTGCCGCGGCTTTACTTCGACCGTAGCCTGTTCAACCCCCTCCTTACCGAAGGCGGTCGTTCGTGGAAACGAACCGTCTCCGTCCACCCGCCAGCGTTAAACCGGGATGAGCGACGGTTTATCGAGGATCTTCGTAGCTTCTGGAAGCAACATTGCAATGACCCTGAATTTCGAAACTGCAAACTCTATGTGCTTCGCAACCTGGCACACACTGGCATCCGTCTGTTTCACCGTAGTGGCTTCTACCCAGACTTTATCCTGTGGTTGCGCAATACTCGTACTGGCCAAACGCGAATCATCTTCGTAGATCCCCACGGCTTGCACCACGGGGGATTGGCGGGAAACATGGACAGGTTCGAAGCCCTGCGCGCCTTGCGGGAACTGAGCGGTCGGCTTGAATTTCAACGCAGGGGGATATATTTAGAAGGTTACCTCCTCACCAATTCACCGGTTTCGCAGATTCCGGACGCAAATGGTCGTTCTGAGGATCAACTTGAAAAGGAATATCCTTTGGTCTTCCAAACAGGAAATTACGTCGAGAAGATAATAAAAACACCACAGGGGATCTGCTAATTACCCGCTTGAGCGCGAAAGGTAGGAAGGTGTGAAAGTAATTAACCTGATCAGGTAGAAATTCTCTATTTTGTCGATTCTCTTGGTCTCTATCCTGCTTCTGTTCTCGGGTTGTACTTCGAGGTCACCATCCCAGGCTCCCCGCAAAAAGACCGGGTGTGCAACCCTTAATCCTGCCGGCTTTTCCGGGAGGTGGGGATTCTTGAAGCGCTGGTGGTTCGGTTCCTTTGGTCCTTTCGGTTTCGGTTTTTCCTTCGGCTTCCCCTTCGGCTGGTGGGGGAGCGTGAGCGTGGAGGAAGAGCTTGAGATGTTGCGGGAGTACAAGCGCTGGCTGGAGGAAGAGCTTGAACGGGTCGAGGAGAAGATCGCGCGGCTGGAAGGCGGCAGAAACCAGAGCTGAAGAAAATCTTTGCGCCGCCTGGCAGCGGGGAGGTGGGCCGCGCGTGCGGCCCGTCCTCTGCTCCGCGGTTCTGATGGTTCTCGCCGTTGGGAATTGATGTTTTGCCGGAGAAGCCGGCCTGCCGTCCCACAGGACGGCGGGTGTTCCGCGGTGCCGCCAGGACGCCAACGCCGGGAGAGAGTTCCCGGCCTTTTCTTTTTTTTTGGAGCTAAAAGTTTGCCCAGGTGTCGCGCCCGGGAAAAAGGAGGAGGTTGCCCGTGAGGGTGCGGGTAAAAGGAACACCAGGGCGGTGCAGGTACGCGGGAAGCTTTGATGCGGCCAGGAGGCTCCACGTCCCCTACCGCGTGGTACCTGCCAGGGAGGCGCTGTTCGTCGACCCCCGGCAGGCGGCCGTCGGGGAGTGGGCCGTGGTGGACTGCGTGTGCGGGTACATGGAGTCTTTCCCTCCCGTCTGCGAGGCGGGCTGCTTTTTGGCCAGCGCCGCGTTCCGGACGAGGAGGGAAGCCGTCCTTTACGCCTTCCGGCGCAGGCGGGAGCGCGAGCGGCGGCCGGTCAGGTGGCGGGAGGACCCTCACTTCCACACTGTGTGGCCGGAAGGGTGCGTCTTTTACCGCGGCCGGTACGGGGAGGTGGTCATCGCCCCGTGCTGGGCCGCGGTGGAGGTCGAGATGGGAAGAAGGGGGGTATTCCCCCGGGAGGACGAGATGGTCCTGGCCTTCCTGATAGGGGTTCGCGCGGGAGTCTTCAAGTTTCCCCTCCAAGACCCGAGGTCTGACGGCTGAAGCTCGTCCTGCCGGACGGGAAGGGGGCGGACGAAAGTCCGCCCCCTTTTCTTTTTCAGGAGGTGGTCGCACTTGCGCCTGGGGGACTTGAGGGACCTCCCTCCCTTCCTCACCGTCGAGGAGGCGGCGGAGCTCCTGAGGTTGAAGAAGCGCACGGCGTACGACCTGGTGGCGAGGGGGGAGATACCCAGCGTGAGGCTCGGCAGGTTCATCCGGATACCGGCGGCCAGCGTTATCAGGATGGCCCGCCTGGGGGAGCTGGAGGAAGGGGGCGCGGGGCCGGAGAAGCATAACTCCTAGGCCCCGCGCGGCCTTCCAGAGCTTTTTCGGGAGGTGGGAGGCCTTGCGCGGCCACATAAGGAAGCGCGGCGAGAAGTCCTGGGCGGTGGTGGTGGACCTAGGGAGGGACCCGGAGACCGGGAAGCGGCGGCAGAAGTGGGTGACGGTGAGGGGCACCAAGCGCGACGCCGAGAAAGTTCTGGCGGAGCTCCTAGCGAAGGCCGGGAGGGGGGAGCTGGGGACGGCCCCCAGGTCCCTCACCGTTGCGGCCCTGCTGGACATGTGGCTTGAGGTGAGCAGGAGGAGGTGGAAGCCGGGGACGGCGGTGGCAGCAGAAACGGCCGTCAAGACCTGGAAGGAGCTCCTGGGGCACGTCCCGGCGGGGAAGCTCGGCCCGGCGGACGTGGAGAAGGCGCTGGCCCGCATGGAGGGAGAGCTTTCTCCCGCCACCTGCCGCTACCGCTTCGGCCTCCTGCGGCAGGCCATGCGGTGGGCGGTGAAGCGGAAGCTCCTGGGGCAGGACCCCACCGAAGGCGTGGCCCCTCCCCGCGCTCCGAGGAAGGAGGTCAGGGTCTGGTCGGAAGAAGAGATCGCGAGGTTCCTGGGGGTCCTGGACTCTTCCGGACACCGCCCGGCGGTGAAGGCCTTCTTCCGCCTGGCTTTGTCCACCGGCATGAGGAAGGGGGAGCTCCTGGCGTTGAGGTGGGAAGACGTGGACTTTGAAAAGGGCTGCCTTTACGTGAGGAGGACGCGGTGCCACCACACCGGCGGCGTCCACGAGCCCAAGAGCCCCTCCTCTTGCCGGAAGGTGGCCCTGGACGCGGGCTCCCTGGAGTGCCTGAGGAGACTCAAAAGGGAGCAGGCCAGGGAAAAGCTGAGGGCTGGCGCGGAATGGTGCGAGCAGGGCCTGGTGTTCGCCACGCGGAAGGGGAAGGCGCTGAGCGTCTTCAGGCTGGCCTGCACCTTCCGCTCTCTGTGCCGCAGGGCGGGCGTGCCGGAAATTCGCATACACGACCTCCGGCACACCCACGCGAGCTTGCTCCTGCGGCAGGGGGTACACCCCAAGGTAGTCCAGGAGAGGCTGGGCCACTCCTCGGTAAAGATCACGCTAGACACTTACTCTCACCTGCTACCGGACGCCCAGGAGCAGGCGGTCAAGGCGCTGGAAAGAGCGCTGGGCGGGGAAGAGGGGCGGCGTTAGCAGGATGTTTGCAAACCCGGACTCCCGGTGCCCGGAAGCCTTGAGAAAAGAGGGTTTCCGGGACCGTGAATGATGTAGCTCCAATTAAGCCCGTTGTTATTGTCCCAGTTGCCTGCTCCGTCCCAGAAGCAAAAGTTCAGCCTTTCCTCATCAAAGGGAATGCTTATGGTCCTCACCCATCCCCAGGAAGTCCGCGACATTTTGAGATCCTGCACACGGTGCCAGTTGTCCGGGGGGCCAAAACCCAGGTGCAGGTAGATCTGGCTGGCCCCACTCTGGGATAGACACCCGTTGTAGAAAATGGTCACTTCCTCACCCGCGGTTATGGGAGTCGGGTCTACCACTACCCCTCCCGGTAGATCGGCCGGATGAAGGACTTCCCTGCTTTCTTCCAGCAACATAAGGCTTAACCTCCTCTCCCTATAGCTTTGCAAAACTTTCTGTCAACTGCCATTTTGGCCGGAAGACCAAGGGTTTATTCCCTTGGTTTTTTTTCCACGTATGCGCCACCGCTCGGCTACATATCCTTTGAAGGTGACGGAGGAGGATTACGGCGTGCGGGTGGTAATGCTATCCTGGGAATTTCCTCCCAACAGTGTAGGAGGATTGGGGCAACACGTTTACGATCTCACTGCTGCCTTGTCCCGGCAAGGGGTGGAGGTATTTCTTTTTACCCTCGGAGCTCCCGGTGCGCCCCTGGCAGAAGAAGTAAACGGGGTGAGGGTATACCGCGTCCAGCCTTCCGGGCCTTCTACCCCCGACTTTACCACCTGGGTTCTGCAGGCCAACACCTTCCTCTTAGAAAGGGCCATTCCAGTTTTGGCCAAGCTTAAGGGGATAAAGGTGGTGCATGCGCACGACTGGCTGGTGGCATGGGCAGCCCGGGCTTTAAAGCACGCTTACCGCCTCCCGCTGGTGGTGACCGTTCACGCCACCGAGTTCGGTCGGCACCGGGGCCTGCACACCCTTACTCAGCACTTCATAAGTAGCGTGGAGTGGTGGTTGACTTACGAGGCCTGGCGGGTAATCGTCTGCAGCCGGTACATGGAGGGGGAGGTAAAGTACATTTTCCAGCTCCCTGCCGATAAGCTGGTGGTAATTCCCAACGCGGTGGACCCGGGGCGCTACTGCTTTGAGCCCGAGGGAGTGGACCGCAACTGGTTCGCTGCTCCCGACGAAAAGATCGTCTTCTTCGTGGGACGGCTGGTGTGGGAAAAGGGGGTACAAGTTCTTCTCCGGGCCTTCCCACAGGTTTTGGCTCGGTGCCCGCAGACCAAGCTTATCATCGCCGGCACCGGACCTTACGAGGGAGAGCTCAAGCGGCTGGCAGAGGAGTTGGGCATTGCCCACCGGGTTTATTTCACCGGCTACCTGGAAGAAAGGGTTCGCAACGCTCTTTACCACTGGGCTTCGGTTGCGGTCTTTCCCAGCCTCTACGAGCCTTTCGGCATCGTGGCCCTGGAAGCCATGGCTGCCCAGGTGCCAGTAGTGGTAAGCGATGTGGGAGGCTTGCAAGAGATCGTAGAGGATGGGGTGGATGGACTCAAGTGCCCTCCCGACCAGCCGGAAGCTTTAGCCGAAAAGATCACCTGGCTCCTCTTACACCCGGAGTTTGCTGCTTCCTTGAGCGAGCAAGCCTACCGGAAGGTGAAGGAAAAATATTCCTGGGAGGATGTGGCGCGCCGCACCAAGAGGCTTTACGAGGAAGTGGCGCGGGAGAGGCAGCGGACAGACTGGCCGGCACCGCCTGAACTTTGCGCCAGCCGAACACGCATCGCCTACCTATTCCACCGGTACGCCTGATTAAAGGGGGATGGGGAAGTTGAAAGGTATCATAATGGCGGGAGGGAAGGGTACCCGCCTCCGGCCCCTCACTTGCGACCTTCCCAAACCCTTGGTTCCGGTGGTCAACCGCCCGGTGATGGCTTACGGCCTGGAGCTCCTGCAGCGCCACGGCATAACCGAAGTGGGGGTGACCTTACATTACCTCTCCGAAAAGGTTCAAGAATACTTCCGCAACCAGGACTTTGGGGGAAGGCTCGAGTTCTTTCGGGAAGAGAAGTCCTTGGGAACGGCGGGTAGCGTAAAGAACGCCGCTTCTTTCTTGGACGAGACTTTCGTGGTGTTAAGCGGTGACGCCCTTACCGATTTAGATCTTACGGCGGCCATTGCCTTTCACCGTGAGAGAAAGGCCCTGGCTACTCTGGTGCTCACCCGGGTGGAGTGCCCGCTGGAGTACGGCGTGGTTCTTCTGGAAGAAGACGGAAGAATACGCTGTTTTCTGGAGAAGCCGGGCTGGAGTGAGGTCTTTAGCGACACGGTAAACACCGGCATCTACATCCTGGAGCCGGAGGTCCTGGACTACATACCAGCGGGGGAAGAATTTGACTTCAGCAAGGATCTTTTTCCCCTCCTTTTGCGGGAGGCCAAGCCTCTTTATGGTGTTGTCCTGGAAGGATACTGGTGCGACATAGGAAACTTGGAAGCTTACCGGCAGGCGCAGGAGGACGTGCTGGCTGGCCGGGTGAAGCTTTCCCTTCCTGGGCAGGAGGTAGCGCCGGGCGTGCGGGTAGAGGAAGGGGTGGAAATCGATCCTACTGCCAGGATAGAGGGGCCGGTGCTAATAGGGGCGGGCAGCCGCGTCGGCCCCGGGGTTTATCTCGGCCCCTACACGGTGCTGGGCCGAGAGTGCTGCCTGCAGGAGGGGGCCAGCCTCAAGCGGAGTATCCTTTGGGATCGTTGTTTCGTGGGGCGTGGGGCCTCGCTGCGCGGGGTAGTGCTGGGCTACCAGGTTCAGGTGCATGCGGGAGTAAGCGCCTATGAAGGAGTGGTGGTAGGGGATCGTTCGGTGCTGCAGGAGGGGAGCGAACTCGAGCCCGGGGTCAAGCTCTGGCCCTACAAGGTGGTGGAGAAGGGGGCCAAAGTAAAAGAGAGTTTGGTCTGGGGCTACGGCTACCGGCGCTACCTTTTCGGTGCGGAAGGGGTGCTGGGGTTGGCCAACATCGAGCTTACGCCAGAGAGTGTGGCCCGCTTGGGCAGCGCCTTTGGGGCCTGTCTGGGCAAGGGGAGCACGGTGGTGGTAACCAGCGACTCTTATCCCGTCTCCCTCATGCTGAAAAAAGCATTAATAGCCGGGCTGCAGGGGGTGGGCTTGCGGGTCAAAGACGCGGGGGAAGGAATAACTCCAATGACCCGCTTTGCCGTCCAGCACTATGACCTGGCGGGTGGTGTCCACATAAAAGTGGCCTCCCAGAACCCCGATAAGGTGCGCCTGATCTTTCTGGAGGCCACGGGAGGAAACCTTTCCCGTAGTACCGAAAGAAAGGTGGAAGAATTTTACTACCGCGAGGATTTCGCCCGGGAGACGCCGACCGGTATCTTCCCGGTAGACACCTTGGAAGAGGCCTTTTCCGCTTACCTCGAGTACTTGTCCCGTCTCTGCTCTTCCCAGCTTCCTGGGCTCAGGCTGGCCTTGCTTTATGAACCCCTAAACTTGGCTCGGTTTGTGCGGGGCCTGGCTGAGCAGACCGGAATCGTCTGGCTGGAGTTTGATGTTGCCTACTCTTCCAGTCACCCCCGCCCCTGGTCTTTCTACCAGCAGCGCTTGCCCGACTTATGCCGTATGGTGGTGGAAAACGGGGCCGACGGGGGAGCGGTTTTGGACGCCAACGCCGACCACCTGGTGCTTGTCGACGAGCGGGGTCGTATCATCCAGGACGATCTTTTCACCGCCCTTTTGGCCCTGGTGACCCTGAAGCAGCAAAGGGAGCCAGTGGTGGTTCCCGTGACTGCCCCGCGGGCCATAGAGGAACTAGCCTCAAAGTATCGGGCAAAGGTGGTGCGCACTAAGGCCAGCCGCCGGGAATTGTGGCGGGAAGCCTGGCAGCACGCGGCCGAGCACACCCTCCTTTACTTCGATGCCCTGGCTGCTCTTTTGCGTATCTTTTCCTTCGTGGCCGAAAACCGGACCTCCTTGGCCAAGCTGGCGGACGAAATCCCGGCCTACTTCTTGACCCGCCGCGACGTCCCGGTGGCTTGGAAGGCCAAGGGAAGGGTGATACGCCGGCTGGCTGAAGAGCACCGAGGGAAGCAGGTGGAGTTCATAGACGGGGTAAAGGTTTACCACCCGGAGGGCTGAACCCTCATTCTGCCCGATCCCGAGGAACCCGTTTGCCGTATCTTCAGCGAAGGTGCCTCTATGGAGATTGCCGAATCGCTCGCCGACTTCTACTCCGAGCGCATAAAGGAACTCACAGAGGATTAAGCTTTAAAGGCTTTGGCCGCCCCGGGAATCCGGGGCGGCTCCCATTTTGTAACCAAAGATTTGCCTTCTTTCATAAACTGGCTAGCAGGGGAGGATCAGCGTTGGTTTTACGGTGTAAGCGCCAGTTGGCCGGTTGGGAGTTTGTGGCGGAAAAGGGTGAAAACGTGGAGGTAAAACGGCGGGCCGGGGAAGAAGTGCGGCCGACCCCTTCTTCCCCCAAAGGGACCGGGCAAGAACTCCTGCTCTTCCTTCTCCTTTTAGAGCTCGTGTTGGCTCTGGCCCATTCCCGTCCCTCCCCGCGGGAGGATCCTGCTCAGTCGGAGACGAGAACGGTGACCCTGGTGCTCGGTTCCGGCTCCTCCGGCCTGCGCGAGTGCCTGCGCAACGGAAGCTTCGAGTCCTGGAAAGAGGGCAGGCCCCTTTACTGGGAAGGGGAAAACATCGCCTTTACCCCCAGTGCCCACAGCGGTTCGGGGGCGGTGGTGCTGGGGGAGGATCCGAGCAAGGAAGCACTTTTGTGGCAGGACTTTCCTGTGGTGGCGGGACGCCGGCTCGACTTCCGCTTTACCGCGCGTTTTAGCCTGGGCATGCCGGTGGTGCGGGGGAGGGTGGAGTGGCTGGACCGGGAAAAAAGGCCTGTCGGCTTGGGAACGGAGGTGGTACTTCCCGCGACCCTTCCGGCGGATTACCGGCCCTACTGGCGTTTGACCGGGGGGGTGCCGGAGAAAGCGGTCTGGGGGCGGGTCTGTTTCGTCAAAGAAGGATATGGAACGGCAGAAGTGGACGACGTTTCCTTAGTGGGTTAAAGGTAAGTAGGGAGGAGGGTGAGCAATTATGCCGCTTATCAAGACGGAAGTGGTGGTAGGGGAAGCGAGTACGGAGGTTTTGCTGGTAACCGATACCATAACCTTTGCCACCCCGGTTTATGAGGTGTTGCAAGAAGAGGTGAAGATCAAGGTAACCGACTGCTATGTATGCACCGACAAGGTGATCTTCAACGGCGAGGCCCAGAAGAACATAGTCTATAAAGCGCCGCCCGATCCTTACACGGGGGAAGGGGTGGTGGTCTACCACGAACTCACTTTGCCCTTCGCCGGTTTTGTGAACGTGCCTGGAGCCCTTCCAGGGGACCAGTGCCAGGTGGTTTCGGCCTCGGTTAAGGACTCGACCGTGCTCATCCCCATTACCAAGGATGCTCTGGGCCATATCTTGACAGCCAAGCAGAAGATGGTGGCGGAGATCAAGATTAAGGTGGTGCGCACGGAGCAAATAACCATAGCTTCGCGCGACCCCAAGTTTCGCCCCCTAGGAGAGGAGGAGTAAAGCATGCCTTATTATCAGGTAGACGAAGTGGTAGGGATAGGAAGCACCCAGATCCTTCTGGTGCGCGACATAACCTTCGCCGTACCCGTTTA
It encodes:
- a CDS encoding helix-turn-helix domain-containing protein, whose protein sequence is MRLGDLRDLPPFLTVEEAAELLRLKKRTAYDLVARGEIPSVRLGRFIRIPAASVIRMARLGELEEGGAGPEKHNS
- a CDS encoding DUF5320 family protein, with protein sequence MVSILLLFSGCTSRSPSQAPRKKTGCATLNPAGFSGRWGFLKRWWFGSFGPFGFGFSFGFPFGWWGSVSVEEELEMLREYKRWLEEELERVEEKIARLEGGRNQS
- a CDS encoding sugar phosphate nucleotidyltransferase, coding for MKGIIMAGGKGTRLRPLTCDLPKPLVPVVNRPVMAYGLELLQRHGITEVGVTLHYLSEKVQEYFRNQDFGGRLEFFREEKSLGTAGSVKNAASFLDETFVVLSGDALTDLDLTAAIAFHRERKALATLVLTRVECPLEYGVVLLEEDGRIRCFLEKPGWSEVFSDTVNTGIYILEPEVLDYIPAGEEFDFSKDLFPLLLREAKPLYGVVLEGYWCDIGNLEAYRQAQEDVLAGRVKLSLPGQEVAPGVRVEEGVEIDPTARIEGPVLIGAGSRVGPGVYLGPYTVLGRECCLQEGASLKRSILWDRCFVGRGASLRGVVLGYQVQVHAGVSAYEGVVVGDRSVLQEGSELEPGVKLWPYKVVEKGAKVKESLVWGYGYRRYLFGAEGVLGLANIELTPESVARLGSAFGACLGKGSTVVVTSDSYPVSLMLKKALIAGLQGVGLRVKDAGEGITPMTRFAVQHYDLAGGVHIKVASQNPDKVRLIFLEATGGNLSRSTERKVEEFYYREDFARETPTGIFPVDTLEEAFSAYLEYLSRLCSSQLPGLRLALLYEPLNLARFVRGLAEQTGIVWLEFDVAYSSSHPRPWSFYQQRLPDLCRMVVENGADGGAVLDANADHLVLVDERGRIIQDDLFTALLALVTLKQQREPVVVPVTAPRAIEELASKYRAKVVRTKASRRELWREAWQHAAEHTLLYFDALAALLRIFSFVAENRTSLAKLADEIPAYFLTRRDVPVAWKAKGRVIRRLAEEHRGKQVEFIDGVKVYHPEG
- a CDS encoding site-specific integrase, producing MRGHIRKRGEKSWAVVVDLGRDPETGKRRQKWVTVRGTKRDAEKVLAELLAKAGRGELGTAPRSLTVAALLDMWLEVSRRRWKPGTAVAAETAVKTWKELLGHVPAGKLGPADVEKALARMEGELSPATCRYRFGLLRQAMRWAVKRKLLGQDPTEGVAPPRAPRKEVRVWSEEEIARFLGVLDSSGHRPAVKAFFRLALSTGMRKGELLALRWEDVDFEKGCLYVRRTRCHHTGGVHEPKSPSSCRKVALDAGSLECLRRLKREQAREKLRAGAEWCEQGLVFATRKGKALSVFRLACTFRSLCRRAGVPEIRIHDLRHTHASLLLRQGVHPKVVQERLGHSSVKITLDTYSHLLPDAQEQAVKALERALGGEEGRR
- a CDS encoding DUF3794 domain-containing protein; the protein is MPLIKTEVVVGEASTEVLLVTDTITFATPVYEVLQEEVKIKVTDCYVCTDKVIFNGEAQKNIVYKAPPDPYTGEGVVVYHELTLPFAGFVNVPGALPGDQCQVVSASVKDSTVLIPITKDALGHILTAKQKMVAEIKIKVVRTEQITIASRDPKFRPLGEEE
- a CDS encoding glycosyltransferase family 4 protein, which gives rise to MRVVMLSWEFPPNSVGGLGQHVYDLTAALSRQGVEVFLFTLGAPGAPLAEEVNGVRVYRVQPSGPSTPDFTTWVLQANTFLLERAIPVLAKLKGIKVVHAHDWLVAWAARALKHAYRLPLVVTVHATEFGRHRGLHTLTQHFISSVEWWLTYEAWRVIVCSRYMEGEVKYIFQLPADKLVVIPNAVDPGRYCFEPEGVDRNWFAAPDEKIVFFVGRLVWEKGVQVLLRAFPQVLARCPQTKLIIAGTGPYEGELKRLAEELGIAHRVYFTGYLEERVRNALYHWASVAVFPSLYEPFGIVALEAMAAQVPVVVSDVGGLQEIVEDGVDGLKCPPDQPEALAEKITWLLLHPEFAASLSEQAYRKVKEKYSWEDVARRTKRLYEEVARERQRTDWPAPPELCASRTRIAYLFHRYA
- a CDS encoding carbohydrate-binding protein, translated to MLLEESREVLHPADLPGGVVVDPTPITAGEEVTIFYNGCLSQSGASQIYLHLGFGPPDNWHRVQDLKMSRTSWGWVRTISIPFDEERLNFCFWDGAGNWDNNNGLNWSYIIHGPGNPLFSRLPGTGSPGLQTSC
- a CDS encoding DEAD/DEAH box helicase family protein, whose product is MLRLEDYLVLNRFMHHLLGAEDFETLKNLLRPMPEGPDGNGQSHFFKRLATQPDLCVPPDKLEEYDRRIMAYEERLRRARRGFRGFRYFQYLALLYTEIFLDRLTEDPVSFATDLNGFLAKLRAEKSDLAGFPDFSPENLRRLAFFMATGSGKTLLMHVNIWQVLYYLKHGAHPEALVPGNAPRREFDNILLITPNEGLSGQHLRELRESGLDAALFIEDRHDPGGLFGPKVKIIEIHKLAEEPSREGVSVVLEEVGPNNLVIVDEGHKGTGSEAQTWKRRQKYLSEGGFLLEYSATFAQAIAAANRKAQKRLLEEYGQVILFDYSYAHFYGDGYGKDFVVLNLKDSRPEQAHELLVGGLLAFYHQLYLYRQNRAAFHPYNIEKPLWVLLGSSVNALYTEDKKRRSDVGEVVAFLKRFVEDRGWAVSVMERILVGNSGFQDVESGQDLFAPHIERLRGQDAKALYDQILAEVFHGSGGLEVWEIKQADSELGLRLSTADENAPYFGVINIGDVPAFKKYLAEHLGIEAQEDNFRPSQFDLVDHPDSPIFLVIGAKKFIEGWSSWRVSSMGLLNVGKGAGSQIIQLFGRGVRLKGKDMSLKRSVALRDDSPPKDLRFLETLIIFGWNANYLQTFRQIIANEDIGKEFTLRIRKMEPWPENLPLPCRKPGFDASALTWPIDASAPTVELDLTPRVDMLSPTDGSPIVLRARKHGSVYLDFSGLPVDLEALYLEALEYKRMRGYANLYITPEAIVQVLHARCRVRLPVADLTIDNIQKAAARVLKVYLDRFVRMKEREAESQHVEVEHLKADDPRVLDEYCVRVRGETWLNEIEELLRNGLPADDGGEPLPRLYFDRSLFNPLLTEGGRSWKRTVSVHPPALNRDERRFIEDLRSFWKQHCNDPEFRNCKLYVLRNLAHTGIRLFHRSGFYPDFILWLRNTRTGQTRIIFVDPHGLHHGGLAGNMDRFEALRALRELSGRLEFQRRGIYLEGYLLTNSPVSQIPDANGRSEDQLEKEYPLVFQTGNYVEKIIKTPQGIC